A part of Gossypium hirsutum isolate 1008001.06 chromosome A07, Gossypium_hirsutum_v2.1, whole genome shotgun sequence genomic DNA contains:
- the LOC121232033 gene encoding bidirectional sugar transporter N3 has product MAYHHPWIFISGILGNILSFMVYLAPLPTFVRVYKKKSTEGFESLPYVVALVSAVLWIYYATLKPNAFLLMTINSIGCVVETIYIIVFIVYAPKKARILTLRLLLVFNMGALVLVLITHFFLKGRSRIHVIGWSCVVTSAAVFAAPLSIMRSVIHTKSVEFMPFTLSFFLTCSAILWLVYGLLLKDFYISLPNIVGVVLGTIQMLLYVVYKKFNNNFAKDHERKQPSPTVNGKNMNHIKASNIDSSSPQVSLSGNIEVGRDENLYGPQLEHSDDEA; this is encoded by the exons ATGGCTTACCACCATCCATGGATATTCATCTCTGGCATTCTAG GTAACATTCTCTCTTTCATGGTGTACCTTGCTCCTTT GCCAACATTTGTTCGGGTTTATAAAAAGAAATCAACAGAAGGGTTCGAATCACTACCTTACGTGGTTGCCCTAGTGAGTGCGGTGCTATGGATCTATTACGCCACTTTAAAACCCAATGCTTTCCTTTTAATGACCATAAACTCCATTGGTTGTGTTGTGGAAACCATTTACATCATCGTCTTCATCGTTTATGCTCCCAAGAAAGCTAGG ATATTGACATTGAGGTTGCTTCTGGTATTCAATATGGGAGCTCTTGTTTTGGTTCTTATTACACATTTCTTTTTAAAAGGGAGAAGTCGAATCCATGTTATTGGATGGTCATGTGTGGTGACATCGGCTGCTGTTTTTGCAGCTCCTTTGAGTATAATG AGGTCGGTCATTCACACCAAAAGTGTGGAGTTCATGCCATTCACTTTATCATTTTTCCTCACCTGCAGCGCCATCTTGTGGTTGGTTTACGGGCTACTTCTTAAGGACTTTTATATATCT CTCCCAAACATTGTGGGAGTTGTTCTAGGAACAATCCAAATGCTACTATATGTAGTCTACAAAAAGTTCAATAACAACTTTGCCAAAGACCATGAAAGGAAGCAACCGTCGCCGACTGTGAACGGAAAGAACATGAATCATATCAAAGCTTCAAATATAGACAGTTCGTCGCCGCAAGTTTCACTTTCCGGTAACATCGAAGTCGGTAGAGATGAAAATTTGTATGGCCCTCAGTTAGAACATAGTGATGATGAAGCTTAA